A single Aminobacterium mobile DSM 12262 DNA region contains:
- a CDS encoding permease: MSDRKKFLWIILAFLFFYFLPGDHPRVKGAAIESIAMLHEYARQHVLLCLVPAFFIAGAISVFISQQAIMKYLGGKAKKVVAYTVAAVSGTILAVCSCTVLPLFAGIYSRGAGIGPASAFLYSGPAINVLAIILTARVLGIEMGVARAIGAISFSVIIGLLMAFFFRKDEAIRQQGFAELPVGEPARSLWQTTWTMASMVIFLVFANWAAPKIDSGIWAGVYSTKWVIATLGLLSTLFAAKKWFSQDELTEWLNATWGYGLQVFPLLFLGVLFAGFLLGRPGYEALIPSRYIAALVGGNSIAANFFASVAGAFMYFATLTEVPILQGLMGAGMGKGPALALLLAGPALSLPNMLVIQNIMGTKKTVAYVSLVVCLSTFAGIIYGAFF; this comes from the coding sequence ATGAGCGACCGGAAAAAGTTTCTATGGATTATTCTAGCTTTCTTGTTCTTTTATTTCTTACCTGGGGATCACCCTCGAGTAAAAGGAGCCGCTATTGAGTCTATAGCCATGCTCCACGAGTATGCAAGACAACATGTACTTCTTTGCCTCGTTCCTGCTTTTTTTATAGCTGGTGCTATTTCTGTTTTTATAAGCCAGCAAGCCATAATGAAATATTTAGGAGGCAAGGCTAAAAAAGTGGTGGCCTACACTGTTGCAGCCGTTTCCGGAACCATCCTCGCCGTATGCTCATGCACCGTCCTCCCTCTTTTTGCAGGGATCTACAGTCGCGGAGCTGGAATTGGACCAGCTTCCGCTTTTCTTTACTCTGGCCCGGCCATTAATGTGCTTGCTATTATTCTCACCGCCAGGGTTCTTGGCATAGAAATGGGTGTTGCCCGTGCTATAGGGGCTATTTCCTTTAGTGTCATTATTGGCCTTCTCATGGCCTTTTTCTTCCGTAAAGATGAAGCCATTCGACAGCAGGGATTTGCTGAGCTTCCTGTGGGAGAACCAGCACGATCTCTATGGCAAACGACTTGGACTATGGCAAGTATGGTTATTTTTCTTGTCTTTGCCAACTGGGCAGCTCCCAAAATAGATTCTGGCATCTGGGCAGGAGTATATAGCACGAAATGGGTCATTGCAACCTTGGGGCTTCTGTCCACTCTCTTTGCTGCAAAAAAATGGTTTTCTCAAGATGAACTGACCGAGTGGCTAAATGCTACATGGGGATATGGCTTACAAGTTTTCCCCCTTCTCTTTTTGGGAGTTCTATTCGCTGGTTTTCTCCTTGGTCGACCGGGCTATGAGGCTCTTATCCCAAGTCGCTATATTGCAGCTCTCGTAGGAGGGAATTCTATAGCCGCTAACTTTTTTGCATCTGTAGCAGGAGCCTTTATGTATTTTGCTACACTAACGGAAGTCCCAATTCTTCAAGGCCTTATGGGGGCAGGGATGGGGAAAGGGCCAGCTCTCGCCCTTCTTCTGGCTGGTCCGGCTCTCTCTCTCCCCAATATGCTGGTTATCCAAAACATTATGGGTACTAAAAAAACGGTCGCCTACGTAAGCCTTGTCGTGTGTCTATCTACTTTTGCGGGGATTATATATGGAGCTTTTTTCTAG